A single region of the Salipaludibacillus sp. LMS25 genome encodes:
- a CDS encoding DinB family protein, translating to MGVLLPLKSGIKVWKAIPEQKLNWKPDGEALTCAEMMRHILEAEFLYHQILIRKGSVGLSNLSNPFKDNSFTTVDNELAFAQPYRKNFLEYINTISVSDFETIRIDRSDVGYVRTLGDMLLGE from the coding sequence GTGGGGGTTTTACTGCCCCTTAAGAGTGGGATAAAGGTTTGGAAGGCAATACCTGAACAGAAACTGAATTGGAAACCTGACGGAGAGGCGCTTACTTGTGCAGAAATGATGAGGCATATATTAGAAGCTGAGTTTCTTTATCACCAAATTCTTATTAGGAAAGGCAGTGTAGGATTATCCAATCTATCAAATCCTTTTAAAGACAATAGTTTTACAACGGTAGATAATGAGCTAGCATTTGCCCAGCCGTATCGTAAAAATTTCCTAGAATATATTAACACAATTAGCGTAAGTGATTTTGAGACTATAAGAATAGACCGTTCTGATGTAGGATATGTTAGAACACTTGGGGATATGTTACTAGGTGAGTGA
- the ligA gene encoding NAD-dependent DNA ligase LigA: MAGEDVKRRVEELTTLLNDYAYHYYVLDNPKVPDAEYDRLLRELRTLEEANPELKQADSPTERVGGEPLDSFKKVQHDVPMLSLSNAFNETELRDFARRAQQGLGYEPSYICELKIDGLAVNLKYENGLFVQGATRGDGTTGEDITSNLKTIPSIPLKLKENITIDVRGEAFMPKKSFNRLNEAKEKNGEALFANPRNAAAGSLRQLDPKIAAKRNLDIFIYSVGKVENNELDSHHEALSYVKELGFKTNKETQYCETIEDVIAYCDSWLDKRTELDYDIDGIVIKVDRISDQQKLGFTAKSPRWATAFKFPAEEVVTTLEDIELSVGRTGVITPTAILTPVSVAGTTVKRASLHNEDLIREQDVKIGDRVTIKKAGDIIPKVVNVLTEQRTGKEKEFHMPTQCPECESELVRIEGEVALRCVNPKCPAQIREGLIHFVSRNAMNIDGLGEKVITQLFEHNLIEDVADLYRLKREDLLKLERMGEKSVDNLLEAIDKTRNNSLEKLLFGLGIRYVGAKAAKTLAITFDTVDHLMSASVEELEAVDEIGEKMADAIKTYFEQKEVIDLINELKELGINMTYNGPKPQAASAASDTIFSGKTVVLTGTMERMTRNEAKAEVEAQGGKVTGSVTSNTNLLVAGEKAGSKLRKAEDLGIEVWDEERFIAELNGNK; the protein is encoded by the coding sequence ATGGCTGGTGAGGATGTTAAAAGACGTGTGGAAGAATTAACGACCTTATTAAATGATTATGCTTATCATTATTATGTTCTTGATAATCCTAAGGTCCCTGACGCAGAATATGATCGCCTGTTACGGGAATTAAGGACGCTTGAAGAGGCCAATCCAGAGCTGAAGCAGGCAGATTCTCCTACAGAGCGGGTAGGTGGCGAGCCGCTGGATTCATTTAAAAAGGTTCAGCACGATGTCCCGATGCTCAGCCTGTCTAACGCATTTAATGAGACAGAATTACGTGACTTTGCTCGACGTGCACAGCAAGGGTTAGGCTACGAACCATCCTATATATGTGAACTTAAGATTGACGGCCTAGCTGTCAATCTTAAATATGAGAATGGCTTATTCGTCCAAGGGGCGACACGGGGAGATGGAACGACTGGGGAGGATATTACAAGTAATTTAAAAACAATTCCTTCCATTCCTCTGAAATTAAAAGAGAACATCACGATTGACGTCCGTGGCGAAGCATTTATGCCGAAAAAATCGTTTAATCGCCTTAATGAAGCGAAAGAAAAAAATGGCGAGGCGTTGTTTGCTAATCCACGTAACGCGGCGGCAGGTTCTCTTAGACAGTTAGACCCTAAAATAGCAGCGAAACGGAATTTAGACATTTTTATTTACTCTGTTGGTAAAGTAGAAAATAACGAACTGGATTCGCACCATGAAGCACTTTCTTACGTAAAAGAGCTAGGTTTTAAAACAAATAAAGAAACTCAGTACTGTGAAACGATTGAAGATGTTATTGCCTATTGTGATAGCTGGCTTGATAAGCGAACAGAACTGGATTACGATATTGACGGTATTGTCATTAAAGTAGACCGGATCAGTGACCAGCAGAAGCTTGGATTCACAGCGAAAAGCCCACGGTGGGCCACTGCGTTTAAATTTCCAGCAGAAGAAGTTGTAACGACCTTGGAAGATATTGAATTAAGTGTTGGGCGTACAGGGGTTATTACACCGACTGCCATTTTAACTCCGGTATCTGTAGCTGGAACCACGGTAAAAAGAGCCTCCTTGCATAATGAAGACTTAATTCGTGAGCAGGATGTGAAAATTGGCGACAGAGTCACTATTAAAAAAGCGGGAGATATTATTCCGAAAGTAGTTAATGTATTGACAGAACAGCGAACAGGAAAAGAGAAAGAGTTTCACATGCCAACACAATGCCCTGAGTGTGAAAGTGAACTCGTTCGCATTGAAGGAGAAGTAGCACTTCGCTGTGTGAACCCGAAATGTCCTGCGCAAATTCGCGAAGGTCTTATTCATTTCGTATCTCGTAATGCCATGAACATCGACGGTCTTGGCGAAAAGGTCATTACACAACTTTTTGAACATAACTTAATCGAAGATGTCGCCGACCTTTATCGTTTAAAGCGAGAAGACCTTTTAAAGCTTGAACGTATGGGGGAAAAATCAGTTGATAACCTATTAGAAGCAATTGATAAGACAAGGAACAACTCTTTAGAAAAGCTGTTATTTGGCCTTGGTATTCGTTACGTTGGAGCAAAAGCTGCCAAGACGTTAGCGATCACATTTGACACGGTGGATCATTTAATGAGTGCTTCTGTGGAAGAGTTAGAGGCGGTTGATGAAATCGGAGAAAAAATGGCGGATGCCATTAAAACATATTTCGAACAAAAAGAAGTGATCGATCTCATTAACGAATTAAAAGAATTAGGTATTAACATGACCTATAATGGTCCAAAACCACAAGCTGCTTCTGCTGCATCTGACACCATATTTTCTGGTAAGACCGTCGTCCTAACGGGTACAATGGAACGGATGACTCGGAATGAAGCAAAAGCTGAAGTGGAAGCTCAAGGTGGTAAAGTAACTGGGAGTGTGACGAGCAATACCAACCTTTTGGTCGCCGGTGAAAAAGCAGGATCCAAATTAAGAAAAGCAGAGGATTTAGGGATAGAAGTGTGGGATGAAGAACGGTTTATCGCTGAACTAAACGGAAATAAATAG
- a CDS encoding diacylglycerol kinase — MKKARLIYNPTSGREHVKKHLPAILDSLEKAGYETSTHATTGKDSAKNAATLACERHFDLVIAAGGDGTIHEVVNGIAEQPYRPALGILPAGTTNDFARALHIPRNTLEACDVLVNGIPRAIDVGKVADMYFINIAGAGTLTELTYEVPSRLKTMMGQIAYYVKGFEKLPQIKPVYVKIEYDGSIFEGEIMLFLVANTNSVGGFEKLAPNAYLNDGLFDLIILKKTRLADVVRLTGAAMRGEHLNDERIIYVQANRIKIHTEDNLQLNLDGEYGGKLPGEFINLPNHINMIVPDKKLACFQDVHELE; from the coding sequence ATGAAAAAAGCGAGACTAATATATAATCCTACTTCTGGAAGAGAACACGTGAAAAAACATCTTCCTGCTATTCTGGATTCATTAGAGAAAGCAGGCTATGAAACCTCTACCCATGCGACGACCGGTAAAGACTCAGCTAAAAACGCTGCAACGCTGGCGTGTGAAAGGCATTTTGACCTTGTTATCGCCGCAGGAGGCGACGGGACCATTCACGAAGTGGTAAACGGTATAGCAGAACAACCTTATCGACCGGCGTTAGGTATTCTGCCGGCAGGGACAACGAACGACTTTGCCCGGGCATTACATATTCCAAGGAACACCCTTGAAGCCTGTGATGTGTTAGTCAATGGGATCCCTCGGGCCATCGACGTAGGAAAAGTGGCAGATATGTATTTTATTAATATTGCAGGCGCTGGAACCTTAACAGAATTAACGTACGAAGTCCCGAGCAGACTTAAAACGATGATGGGACAGATCGCTTATTACGTGAAAGGCTTCGAAAAACTGCCACAAATTAAACCGGTGTATGTGAAGATTGAATATGATGGCAGTATCTTTGAAGGGGAAATCATGCTTTTTCTCGTTGCCAACACAAACTCAGTAGGTGGTTTTGAAAAATTAGCCCCTAATGCGTATTTAAACGATGGCTTATTTGACTTGATTATTTTGAAGAAAACACGGTTGGCAGATGTGGTTAGGTTAACGGGAGCAGCTATGCGTGGAGAGCATTTAAATGATGAACGGATCATTTACGTCCAAGCAAATAGAATCAAGATTCATACTGAAGATAACTTACAGCTGAATCTTGATGGTGAATACGGGGGCAAATTACCAGGAGAATTTATTAACCTCCCTAACCATATAAATATGATCGTCCCAGATAAAAAGTTGGCATGTTTTCAAGACGTGCACGAACTAGAATGA
- a CDS encoding glycosyltransferase translates to MANHPKILMLIRQFGDTYPKHNQKYKAITYLEKLTDVHYWHEDGSILDILKKIPIKPDFILHYDPAWGHLFAPHITDLDKVSIPTGAFSIDVHANKQERLAYFTKNKVNLIFSVIKSSFLNTFPQFEQQFRWLPFSIDPSVTKDWQLKKDIKFLFMGLVNDGTVSHPPLGRYPFREAVLKRMKDVKGFKYNKHPGNLTSNITLVNETFSQELNRAEIFFTCGGAPKYPVMKFFEAPGSRTLLLAEPNDDVWDLGFKDGESFAACSAEDFYDKAMYYSQNEVERERVTMNGYSFIHDNHTNAVRAQQLLTYITDYLGGKETNNLPFSRHDYYNNGTS, encoded by the coding sequence ATGGCGAATCATCCAAAAATTTTAATGCTGATTAGACAATTTGGCGACACCTATCCAAAGCATAACCAGAAATATAAAGCGATCACCTATCTTGAAAAATTGACAGATGTCCATTATTGGCATGAGGACGGCAGCATTCTTGATATATTAAAAAAAATACCGATAAAGCCAGATTTTATTTTGCATTATGATCCGGCTTGGGGTCACCTTTTTGCCCCTCACATTACAGATTTAGATAAAGTCTCTATTCCCACAGGTGCTTTTTCGATTGATGTTCATGCGAATAAACAAGAACGCCTTGCTTATTTTACAAAAAATAAGGTCAATCTTATTTTTTCTGTTATAAAGTCATCTTTTTTAAACACTTTCCCACAATTTGAACAGCAATTTAGGTGGCTGCCTTTTTCAATTGATCCATCCGTCACAAAAGATTGGCAGTTAAAGAAAGACATTAAATTTCTTTTTATGGGACTAGTTAACGACGGAACCGTATCCCATCCACCTTTAGGACGTTATCCGTTCAGAGAAGCCGTGCTAAAAAGAATGAAAGATGTAAAAGGCTTTAAGTATAATAAACATCCTGGAAATTTAACTTCAAACATCACATTAGTGAATGAAACCTTTTCTCAAGAGTTGAATCGGGCGGAGATTTTTTTTACATGTGGAGGTGCTCCTAAGTATCCGGTCATGAAATTTTTCGAAGCACCCGGAAGTCGGACATTGTTATTGGCCGAACCAAATGATGATGTATGGGATCTAGGATTTAAAGATGGCGAATCTTTTGCTGCATGTTCGGCTGAAGACTTTTATGATAAAGCAATGTATTACAGCCAAAATGAAGTAGAAAGAGAACGTGTCACCATGAATGGCTATTCTTTTATCCATGACAACCATACAAACGCTGTGAGAGCACAACAGCTGTTAACTTATATCACCGATTACTTAGGCGGAAAAGAAACGAACAACCTCCCCTTTAGTAGACACGATTACTATAATAACGGGACATCCTGA
- the gatA gene encoding Asp-tRNA(Asn)/Glu-tRNA(Gln) amidotransferase subunit GatA, which produces MKLFDHTLRELHERLHNKELSVTDLVKASLDRINEIDDKIGAFLRLNEEAALNQAKQLDEKLAKGDVETEQVLFGLPAGIKDNIVTKGLITTCGSQLLDNFDPLYDATVVEKLQQVETVTVGKLNMDEFAMGSSNENSSYKQVKNPWDLTRVPGGSSGGSAAAVASGEVPFALGSDTGGSIRQPAAYCGVVGLKPTYGRVSRYGLVAFASSLDQIGPLTNTVEDSAYVLQQIAGYDKRDSTSADIHVPDFLKALSGDIKGLKIGVPKEYLSEGVNAQVKEKVKEALAKLEELGATWEEVSLPHSKYALATYYLLASSEASANLARFDGIRYGVRKQADDLLTTYKKTRSEGFGDEVKRRIMLGTFALSSGYYDAYYKKAQKVRTLIKQDFEDLFLNYDVLIGPTAPTTAFKIGEKMDDPLTMYANDILTIPMNLAGVPAISVPCGLSDGLPVGLQIIGKHFDEETVLKVAYAFEQATDHHLLKPEL; this is translated from the coding sequence ATGAAGTTGTTTGATCACACATTACGGGAGTTACATGAACGCCTACATAATAAAGAGCTATCCGTAACCGATCTCGTAAAAGCTTCCCTTGATCGGATCAATGAGATTGATGATAAAATCGGTGCTTTTCTTCGCTTAAATGAAGAAGCGGCATTAAATCAGGCAAAACAGTTAGATGAAAAATTAGCAAAAGGTGACGTTGAGACCGAACAGGTTCTTTTCGGTTTACCAGCCGGTATTAAAGATAATATCGTGACAAAAGGTCTTATTACAACATGTGGAAGTCAACTTCTTGACAATTTCGACCCTTTGTATGACGCCACTGTCGTTGAAAAATTGCAACAAGTCGAGACGGTGACGGTGGGTAAGCTGAACATGGATGAATTTGCCATGGGGTCATCAAATGAGAACTCCAGCTATAAACAAGTCAAGAATCCTTGGGACCTTACACGTGTACCTGGGGGATCAAGTGGTGGTTCGGCTGCAGCAGTCGCTTCTGGAGAAGTGCCATTTGCTCTAGGTTCGGATACAGGAGGTTCCATTAGGCAACCGGCCGCCTATTGCGGAGTTGTAGGGCTTAAGCCGACATACGGGCGTGTGTCCCGCTATGGTCTCGTTGCTTTTGCTTCCTCCCTCGATCAAATCGGCCCGCTTACAAATACGGTTGAAGATAGTGCCTACGTTCTTCAGCAAATTGCAGGTTACGACAAACGGGATTCCACGAGCGCTGACATACATGTCCCTGATTTCTTAAAAGCTTTATCAGGGGATATTAAAGGGTTAAAAATAGGCGTCCCAAAAGAGTATCTTAGTGAAGGTGTTAATGCGCAAGTGAAAGAAAAAGTAAAAGAAGCGCTGGCTAAGCTAGAGGAGCTCGGCGCTACGTGGGAAGAAGTGTCTCTTCCTCATTCTAAATATGCCCTTGCCACCTATTATTTGTTAGCTTCATCAGAAGCGTCCGCAAACTTAGCGCGATTTGATGGCATTCGTTACGGTGTTAGAAAACAAGCAGACGATTTATTAACGACTTACAAAAAGACACGGAGTGAAGGCTTCGGTGATGAAGTTAAACGGCGGATCATGCTCGGAACTTTTGCATTAAGTTCAGGGTACTACGATGCGTACTATAAAAAAGCACAAAAAGTCCGAACACTCATTAAACAAGATTTTGAAGATTTGTTCTTGAATTATGATGTTCTTATTGGACCTACAGCACCGACAACCGCCTTTAAAATCGGCGAAAAAATGGACGACCCGTTAACGATGTATGCTAACGATATTTTAACAATACCGATGAACTTAGCAGGTGTCCCTGCCATTAGTGTCCCTTGTGGACTTAGCGATGGACTACCTGTTGGACTGCAAATTATCGGAAAGCACTTTGATGAGGAAACGGTCTTAAAAGTGGCCTACGCATTTGAACAAGCAACAGACCACCATTTATTAAAGCCGGAACTGTAA
- the gatB gene encoding Asp-tRNA(Asn)/Glu-tRNA(Gln) amidotransferase subunit GatB — translation MSYETVIGLEVHVELKTNSKIFCSCSTEFGAPPNTHTCPVCLGHPGVLPVLNKQAVEFAMKASMALNCEVAELTKFDRKNYFYPDNPKAYQISQFDKPIGENGWIDIEVNGEKKRIGITRLHLEEDAGKLTHVDGKGHSLVDYNRVGTPLVEIVSEPDIRSPEEAYAYLEKLKAIMQYTEVSDCKMEEGSLRCDANISLRPVGQKEFGTKAELKNLNSFTHVQKGLEYEEKRQEKELSSGGEILQETRRWDEGRKKTILMRVKEGSDDYRYFPEPDLVNLYINDDWKDSVRASIPELPDARQQRYINELGLPEYDAGVLTQQKAMSDFFEQGLALEGPPKQLSNWLMGEVSAYLNQNGKDITDVPMTPESLVKMIQLIEKGTISSKIAKKVFKEMIENGGEPEQIVKDKGLVQISDEGEILNMVTETLDNNPQSIDDYKNGKDKAIGFLVGQIMKASRGKANPQLVNKLLTEEIKKR, via the coding sequence ATGAGTTATGAAACAGTGATAGGTTTAGAAGTCCATGTTGAATTAAAAACGAATTCTAAAATCTTTTGTAGCTGCTCCACAGAATTCGGAGCACCACCTAATACCCACACATGTCCAGTTTGTTTAGGACATCCAGGTGTCTTACCAGTGTTGAATAAGCAAGCTGTAGAATTTGCCATGAAAGCCTCGATGGCTTTAAATTGTGAAGTAGCTGAATTAACGAAATTTGACCGGAAGAACTATTTTTACCCGGACAACCCGAAAGCCTATCAAATTTCTCAATTCGATAAGCCAATCGGTGAAAATGGGTGGATAGATATTGAGGTTAATGGTGAAAAGAAGCGTATTGGCATTACTCGTCTTCATCTTGAAGAGGATGCAGGTAAACTTACGCATGTTGATGGGAAAGGGCATAGCCTTGTAGATTATAACCGAGTAGGAACACCGCTCGTTGAAATCGTCTCCGAGCCTGATATTCGTAGTCCGGAAGAAGCGTATGCCTACTTAGAAAAGTTAAAAGCCATCATGCAATATACGGAAGTATCAGACTGTAAGATGGAAGAAGGCTCCCTTCGTTGTGATGCGAATATTTCGTTACGTCCTGTGGGACAAAAGGAGTTTGGCACGAAAGCAGAGCTTAAAAATCTCAATTCGTTTACCCATGTTCAAAAAGGTCTGGAATATGAAGAGAAGCGCCAAGAGAAGGAACTTTCAAGTGGAGGCGAAATTCTTCAAGAAACAAGACGTTGGGATGAGGGACGGAAAAAAACGATTCTTATGCGTGTTAAAGAAGGGTCAGATGATTACAGGTACTTCCCTGAGCCAGATTTAGTCAATCTGTATATAAATGATGACTGGAAAGACAGCGTGAGAGCTTCCATTCCAGAATTACCTGATGCACGCCAACAAAGATATATTAACGAATTAGGGTTGCCAGAATACGATGCAGGTGTCCTTACTCAACAAAAAGCGATGAGTGATTTCTTTGAGCAAGGATTAGCGTTAGAGGGACCACCAAAGCAACTATCAAATTGGCTTATGGGTGAAGTAAGTGCTTATTTGAATCAAAACGGGAAAGACATTACGGACGTCCCAATGACCCCTGAATCTCTTGTGAAAATGATTCAGCTTATAGAAAAAGGGACGATTTCATCTAAGATTGCGAAAAAAGTGTTTAAAGAAATGATTGAAAATGGCGGAGAGCCAGAGCAAATCGTCAAAGATAAAGGGCTCGTCCAAATTAGCGATGAAGGTGAAATTCTTAACATGGTCACTGAGACATTGGACAACAACCCTCAATCGATTGATGATTATAAAAACGGAAAAGATAAAGCGATCGGTTTCTTAGTAGGTCAAATTATGAAGGCTTCCCGCGGGAAGGCCAACCCACAGCTCGTAAACAAACTACTGACTGAAGAGATTAAAAAGCGCTAA
- a CDS encoding CamS family sex pheromone protein, with product MKKKWGVLSLVFVITLTGCIPGLERAEEDVIVVEETEEEDNITEYLITPTIESPDHFYRNVLVDGTYQRSEARGTTAHAMNNRIDIDQFELGLMEIASGVYEQENYFFQEGSHLSGELINSWLRRYDKDDNPEGLNPAPGSGDSEKDRLADKPLVISHIMEHNYYTGNDESGVNLSGVVIGISLRSVYYFRTEDDDGGYYFHEKEVKPKKALEQGEEAAQKILERLREMEGLEDVPVTVALYQEEARGSIVPGTFVAMSQAGSGDESLGNWESINEEFIVFPSSRARDVQPEISEKFTHFRQDIETFFESNVGVVGKGRYKNDSLQELKVEINLQSHGKAEIVALTQYLSGIIENAFGTKAPVYIYVNSVNGAESLIVQLPEQDPYIHVYR from the coding sequence ATGAAGAAGAAATGGGGCGTGCTTAGTCTCGTATTTGTTATAACATTAACAGGGTGTATCCCTGGTTTAGAACGGGCAGAGGAAGATGTCATTGTTGTTGAAGAAACTGAGGAAGAAGATAATATAACAGAATATCTTATTACACCGACGATCGAGTCACCGGATCACTTTTATCGCAACGTGCTTGTGGATGGCACATATCAAAGAAGTGAAGCACGAGGTACAACCGCCCATGCCATGAATAATCGAATTGACATTGACCAATTTGAATTGGGTCTCATGGAGATTGCCAGTGGCGTCTATGAACAAGAAAACTACTTTTTTCAAGAAGGGTCTCATCTTTCTGGAGAGTTGATCAATTCGTGGCTGAGACGGTATGACAAAGATGATAATCCGGAGGGGTTAAATCCTGCTCCTGGGTCTGGTGATTCTGAAAAAGACCGCCTTGCTGATAAGCCACTCGTCATTTCACATATAATGGAGCATAATTATTACACTGGTAATGACGAATCAGGTGTGAACTTAAGTGGTGTGGTGATTGGTATATCATTACGTTCTGTTTATTATTTCAGAACAGAAGATGACGATGGTGGCTACTATTTTCATGAAAAAGAAGTAAAACCTAAAAAGGCTCTTGAGCAAGGTGAAGAAGCTGCTCAAAAAATATTAGAACGACTCCGTGAGATGGAAGGCCTAGAAGACGTGCCAGTGACAGTTGCTCTTTATCAAGAAGAGGCAAGGGGCTCCATCGTCCCTGGGACATTTGTCGCCATGTCTCAAGCTGGAAGCGGAGATGAGTCACTTGGTAATTGGGAGTCTATAAATGAAGAATTTATCGTCTTTCCATCAAGCCGTGCTCGTGATGTACAACCGGAGATTTCTGAAAAATTTACTCATTTTCGGCAAGATATAGAAACATTTTTTGAGTCAAATGTTGGTGTCGTTGGTAAAGGACGATACAAAAATGACAGCCTCCAAGAATTAAAAGTTGAGATCAATCTTCAATCACATGGTAAAGCGGAAATCGTAGCGTTAACGCAATATTTAAGCGGAATAATAGAAAATGCTTTTGGCACTAAAGCCCCTGTATACATTTATGTAAATTCGGTGAACGGAGCCGAATCTCTCATTGTTCAATTACCTGAGCAAGATCCTTATATTCACGTTTACCGATAA
- the gatC gene encoding Asp-tRNA(Asn)/Glu-tRNA(Gln) amidotransferase subunit GatC — translation MERITKEQVKHVANLARLEFTEKEIESYAYQLDEIIAFAELLNEVDTDNVEPTSHVLDVRNVLREDEMKSSLSNDEALKNAPDQKDGQFKVPSVLE, via the coding sequence ATGGAACGTATTACGAAAGAACAAGTCAAACATGTTGCTAATTTAGCAAGGCTTGAATTTACAGAGAAAGAAATAGAGAGCTATGCGTACCAGCTTGATGAAATTATTGCCTTTGCAGAACTACTCAATGAAGTGGACACAGACAATGTAGAACCAACATCTCATGTACTAGATGTTCGAAATGTTCTTCGCGAAGACGAGATGAAATCATCCTTATCAAATGATGAGGCATTAAAAAATGCACCAGATCAAAAAGATGGCCAATTTAAAGTGCCATCAGTGCTTGAATAA
- a CDS encoding glycosyltransferase — MHRNLTILLLVKNFGEIYPKHKQKYDSIAALKNHANVIFWSEDGSILDILNKIKQRPDFILHYDMAWNFSLAPRIRDLDKVSIPKGALLIDTHFNKNERLLYLGDNQIDLIFSPTKDSFLKTYPQFKQHFRWLPFSVNPAVIKDWKLEKTTKFLLMGLMYDGDDKFYTLKGKYPFREAVLKKMTETEGFKYIKHPGHKAKNPPVVGETFSQELNRADIFFTCGSSYNYPVMKFFEALGSKTLLLAEPNRDILELGFKDKENFVACNKEDFFEKAIYYSEHKEEREQITANGYRFIHENHTDNARAKQLLTHIESFIT, encoded by the coding sequence ATGCATAGGAACTTAACGATTTTATTGCTTGTTAAAAATTTTGGAGAAATCTATCCAAAACACAAACAAAAATATGATTCAATAGCTGCATTAAAGAACCATGCTAATGTTATATTTTGGAGTGAAGATGGCAGTATTTTAGACATACTAAATAAAATCAAACAAAGACCTGATTTTATCCTTCACTATGATATGGCTTGGAACTTTTCATTAGCACCACGCATAAGAGATTTAGATAAAGTGAGCATTCCTAAAGGAGCCTTGCTAATCGACACACATTTTAATAAAAATGAGCGATTATTATATTTAGGCGATAATCAGATCGATCTCATATTTTCTCCAACAAAAGACTCTTTTTTAAAAACCTATCCACAGTTTAAGCAACACTTTAGGTGGTTGCCTTTTTCAGTTAATCCAGCTGTTATAAAAGATTGGAAACTAGAAAAGACAACAAAGTTCTTACTTATGGGATTGATGTATGACGGGGATGATAAGTTTTATACACTTAAAGGAAAGTATCCCTTCCGTGAAGCTGTACTTAAAAAAATGACCGAGACAGAAGGCTTTAAATATATTAAACATCCTGGTCATAAAGCGAAAAATCCCCCTGTTGTAGGAGAGACATTCTCCCAAGAACTTAACCGAGCCGATATTTTTTTCACTTGTGGCAGTTCATACAACTACCCAGTCATGAAATTTTTTGAAGCACTAGGATCTAAGACATTGCTTCTAGCTGAACCTAACCGTGATATTTTAGAGTTAGGCTTTAAAGATAAGGAGAATTTTGTAGCGTGTAACAAAGAGGATTTTTTTGAAAAAGCTATATACTATAGTGAGCATAAAGAAGAAAGAGAGCAGATCACGGCTAACGGTTATCGCTTTATTCATGAGAATCACACAGATAACGCACGTGCCAAGCAACTGCTTACTCATATCGAATCGTTCATAACTTAA
- a CDS encoding bifunctional 2-polyprenyl-6-hydroxyphenol methylase/3-demethylubiquinol 3-O-methyltransferase UbiG, translated as MEKNTNYYDQIYKEGGHKKMYAKHYRYSPYLQLWEKSLDILKKIKEPRIIDIGCGVGQYANLLFDHDFFDYKGIDFSDEAIRLAKMVNSRYGDKFKVDNAYTSSIYNDNYNTAILFEVLEHLQEDLRVLGKIKKGTEVLLSVPNYDAVGHVRHFSGEEDVEKRYGEVMTIKAIDTFPLTKTSKLFLAHGVKG; from the coding sequence ATGGAAAAAAACACTAATTATTACGACCAAATTTATAAAGAAGGTGGGCACAAGAAAATGTATGCCAAGCATTATCGATACAGCCCCTATCTGCAGCTATGGGAAAAATCGCTTGATATACTAAAGAAAATAAAAGAGCCCCGAATCATTGATATTGGATGTGGTGTTGGTCAATATGCCAACTTGCTATTTGATCATGATTTTTTTGACTATAAGGGAATTGATTTTAGTGATGAAGCGATACGATTAGCGAAAATGGTTAACAGCCGCTACGGTGATAAATTCAAAGTGGATAACGCTTACACATCGTCAATTTACAATGATAATTACAATACAGCTATTTTGTTTGAAGTGCTAGAACATTTACAGGAAGATTTGCGTGTTTTAGGTAAAATAAAAAAGGGAACAGAGGTACTGCTCTCTGTACCGAACTATGATGCAGTCGGCCATGTGAGGCACTTTAGTGGGGAGGAAGACGTGGAAAAAAGGTATGGTGAGGTCATGACCATTAAAGCTATTGACACATTTCCTCTTACAAAGACCTCTAAGCTATTTTTAGCCCATGGTGTTAAAGGTTAA
- a CDS encoding VOC family protein, with product MSNVVKRIDTVFLHVANLNDAVNWYKDVFGFNSVFESDDGRHERYTVLEVGETSMTLLEKNSVNNGALTYPILYFFADDIEKTHHKVKNHSLDCSDITFEDGVTFFEFKDLDGNPLGVCHF from the coding sequence ATGTCCAATGTTGTAAAGAGAATTGACACAGTCTTCCTTCACGTCGCTAATTTAAATGATGCAGTCAACTGGTACAAAGACGTGTTTGGTTTTAATTCTGTTTTTGAGAGTGATGATGGACGCCATGAGCGTTATACTGTGTTGGAAGTGGGAGAAACTTCCATGACACTTCTGGAAAAGAACTCAGTGAACAATGGCGCTTTAACTTACCCTATTTTATATTTTTTCGCTGATGATATCGAAAAAACGCACCATAAAGTGAAAAATCATTCACTAGATTGTAGTGACATCACGTTTGAAGATGGTGTGACTTTCTTTGAATTTAAAGATTTAGATGGCAATCCACTAGGTGTTTGTCATTTTTAA